One Carassius gibelio isolate Cgi1373 ecotype wild population from Czech Republic chromosome A7, carGib1.2-hapl.c, whole genome shotgun sequence DNA window includes the following coding sequences:
- the LOC128017028 gene encoding ras-related and estrogen-regulated growth inhibitor-like protein yields MNDIKLALLGSEGAGKSAVLVRFLTKRFIGEYASNTNSLYQKRLSIDGRQLNLEVFDPCSQSGESRCILEEPLDWADGFVVVYTISDRTSFLNAKNILAQIKESRRETCKGEVPICLVGNKQDLCHSRQVSEEEGRSLAQENKCIFQEVSAAENYLEISNLFTKLIRHVMEQLKHRGDRRRYSGSKSMAKLINNVFGKRRQSV; encoded by the exons CGGTTTTGGTGAGATTTTTGACAAAGCGATTCATAGGAGAATATGCGTCAAATACCA ACTCCTTATACCAAAAAAGGCTTTCCATTGATGGAAGACAGCTGAACTTGGAAGTCTTTGATCCGTGCTCACAG AGTGGAGAAAGCAGATGTATCCTAGAGGAACCACTGGACTGGGCTGATGGCTTTGTGGTGGTGTACACCATCAGTGACCGTACGTCCTTCCTAAATGCCAAAAACATCCTGGCACAGATCAAAGAGAGTCGTCGAGAGACCTGTAAAGG GGAGGTTCCCATCTGCCTGGTGGGTAACAAGCAGGACTTATGCCACAGCCGCCAAGTGAGTGAAGAGGAGGGCCGCTCTCTTGCCCAGGAGAACAAATGCATCTTCCAGGAGGTTTCAGCGGCTGAGAACTACCTGGAGATCTCCAACCTCTTCACAAAGCTCATCCGCCATGTGATGGAACAGCTTAAGCATAGAGGCGACCGCAGGCGGTACAGTGGCTCCAAATCCATGGCCAAGCTCATAAACAATGTCTTTGGCAAGAGGAGACAGTCTGTTTGA